A stretch of Arthrobacter sunyaminii DNA encodes these proteins:
- a CDS encoding zinc-dependent alcohol dehydrogenase — protein MKSVHVTGPNTNEWVEVERPVTGPRDVLLKMKACGICGSDAMYSHVGGIPPRQGATPLGHEPAAEVAEVGADVTGFAVGDHVVIDTMAFTDGLLGSGGAQGGLSEYVLVKDAEPGRQLRVIPSDIPWEVAALNEPMAVAYHAVNRTDPKPGDKVVVFGAGPIGLGAVLGYRRRGASHIVVVDIIPSRLEKALEIGADAVINSAEEDVAARLVELHGDGATMLVRGTRSGTDIFLDAAGAPVIPQTVGNVAKSGAVLGVVAVHKKPVELDFGSILTTELTIVFAMGYPTEIFEVTDDIIENWEKYKLIISDVLPFDRSLEALELAKTPGAADKVVVRFD, from the coding sequence ATGAAGTCTGTCCACGTCACCGGTCCGAACACCAACGAGTGGGTGGAGGTCGAGCGGCCCGTCACCGGTCCCCGCGATGTCCTGTTGAAGATGAAGGCCTGCGGGATCTGCGGCTCCGACGCGATGTACAGCCACGTCGGCGGCATTCCGCCCCGGCAGGGAGCCACCCCGCTGGGGCATGAGCCGGCCGCCGAAGTAGCGGAGGTCGGCGCCGACGTGACCGGGTTCGCCGTCGGCGACCACGTGGTCATCGACACCATGGCGTTTACCGACGGGCTGCTGGGCAGCGGCGGTGCGCAGGGCGGGTTGTCGGAATATGTCCTGGTGAAGGATGCCGAGCCGGGACGCCAGCTGCGGGTCATTCCCAGCGACATTCCGTGGGAAGTGGCTGCCCTGAACGAGCCGATGGCAGTGGCCTATCACGCGGTAAACCGCACCGATCCGAAGCCCGGCGACAAGGTTGTGGTATTCGGCGCCGGCCCCATCGGGCTCGGCGCCGTCCTCGGCTACCGCCGCCGGGGCGCCTCGCACATTGTGGTCGTGGACATCATTCCTTCCCGTCTGGAGAAGGCACTGGAGATCGGCGCGGACGCCGTCATCAACTCCGCCGAAGAGGACGTGGCGGCCCGCCTGGTTGAACTGCACGGTGACGGGGCCACCATGCTGGTCCGCGGCACCCGATCCGGAACCGACATCTTCCTCGACGCCGCCGGGGCACCCGTGATCCCCCAGACGGTCGGCAATGTGGCGAAGTCCGGTGCGGTCCTGGGCGTCGTGGCGGTGCACAAGAAGCCCGTGGAGCTGGATTTTGGTTCCATCCTCACCACCGAGCTCACCATCGTCTTCGCGATGGGCTACCCCACGGAGATCTTCGAGGTTACCGACGACATCATCGAGAACTGGGAGAAGTACAAGCTGATCATCAGCGACGTTCTTCCCTTCGACCGTTCCCTTGAAGCCCTGGAACTGGCGAAGACCCCGGGGGCGGCAGACAAGGTGGTGGTGAGGTTCGACTGA
- a CDS encoding SDR family NAD(P)-dependent oxidoreductase, giving the protein MANSPITAQNTVQQWLDHPAGGPAIRGMLAQAGSDESTLGPALTLKLQQLVDLSGGKFPQAAVDELVKAANGGVMPETAETVLPTVEGRFEGRTVIVTGAGSGIGRATAGRIVREGGRVIAVDIAEVKIKELAAELGDAIVPVAGDLTDPAAIDSIMAAAGTKIDGLANVAGINDDFSPLHEVSDAMWQKIFAVNVEGLMRLTRAVLPTMLEAHKGSIVNITSEAGLRGSASGVAYTASKHAVVGITRSTAFMYAKEGIRVNAVAPGGVATGIPMGGKTSEYGEARLGPARINIPGLASAEELAASITFLLSDDGVNINGAILPSDGGWSAV; this is encoded by the coding sequence ATGGCTAACTCGCCCATCACCGCCCAGAACACCGTCCAGCAGTGGCTCGACCACCCGGCAGGCGGACCCGCCATCCGCGGCATGCTCGCGCAGGCCGGCAGCGATGAGTCAACGCTGGGCCCGGCACTGACCCTGAAGCTGCAGCAGCTTGTCGACCTGAGCGGGGGCAAGTTCCCGCAGGCAGCCGTGGATGAACTCGTCAAGGCAGCCAACGGCGGCGTCATGCCCGAAACCGCCGAGACCGTCCTGCCGACCGTCGAAGGACGTTTCGAGGGCCGCACCGTCATCGTCACCGGCGCCGGTTCCGGCATTGGCCGCGCCACCGCCGGACGGATTGTCCGTGAAGGCGGCCGCGTCATCGCCGTCGACATTGCCGAGGTGAAGATCAAGGAGCTCGCCGCCGAGCTGGGCGACGCCATTGTTCCGGTTGCCGGAGACCTGACCGACCCCGCCGCCATCGACAGCATCATGGCCGCTGCCGGCACCAAGATTGACGGCCTGGCCAACGTGGCCGGCATCAATGACGATTTCTCGCCGCTGCACGAGGTCTCCGATGCCATGTGGCAGAAGATCTTCGCCGTCAACGTGGAGGGCCTGATGCGCCTGACCCGCGCCGTGCTGCCGACCATGCTCGAAGCGCACAAGGGCTCGATCGTGAACATCACCTCCGAGGCCGGCCTGCGCGGCTCGGCATCGGGTGTGGCCTACACGGCCTCCAAGCACGCGGTTGTGGGCATTACCCGCAGCACCGCGTTCATGTACGCCAAGGAAGGCATCCGCGTAAACGCAGTGGCTCCGGGCGGCGTGGCCACCGGCATCCCGATGGGCGGCAAGACCAGCGAGTACGGCGAAGCCCGCCTCGGCCCCGCCCGCATCAACATTCCGGGCCTGGCATCGGCTGAGGAGCTGGCAGCGTCCATCACGTTCCTGCTCAGCGATGACGGCGTGAATATCAACGGCGCCATCCTGCCCTCCGACGGCGGCTGGTCCGCGGTTTAA
- a CDS encoding LacI family DNA-binding transcriptional regulator: MERRANSSDVAREAGVSRATVSYVLNGRSGQSISAATRDKVLAAARNLGYIPSAAARTLRSGRSTLVLMLLPPEPLGRAQAMVIDAASEYLEQHGLRLVAHRLPRSGGAVSLVHSLVPAALILITPLEDAELAALQATGIRVASLHSTLHDPLGPDLGIGALQVQYLADAGHRRIGVAVPEGAGYGWRVQVRLAAIEHACDVLGLPRPAVAHLHLDAADAAAAVARWLEGPEAVSAVCAFDDDHAFALLSGLAVHGWTAPRDLAVIGAEDIPLASLAVPPLTTVRLDAARLGKRFAQMALGETAAEELPPVSLVQRDSA, encoded by the coding sequence GTGGAGCGCAGGGCTAACTCCTCTGACGTGGCCCGGGAAGCAGGCGTTTCCCGGGCCACGGTCAGCTACGTGCTCAACGGCCGCAGCGGGCAAAGCATCTCCGCCGCCACCCGGGACAAGGTACTGGCGGCCGCCCGGAATCTGGGGTACATCCCGTCCGCCGCTGCCCGCACGCTGCGCAGCGGCCGCAGCACCTTGGTCCTGATGCTGCTGCCGCCCGAACCGCTGGGCCGGGCCCAGGCCATGGTGATCGACGCGGCCTCGGAGTACCTGGAGCAGCACGGGCTGCGGCTGGTGGCCCACCGGCTGCCCCGGAGCGGAGGTGCGGTGTCCCTGGTGCATTCCCTGGTTCCTGCGGCACTGATCCTCATCACCCCGCTGGAGGACGCGGAGCTGGCTGCCCTGCAGGCCACCGGGATCAGGGTGGCCTCGCTGCACTCGACACTGCATGATCCGCTCGGGCCGGACCTGGGCATCGGCGCACTGCAGGTCCAGTACCTGGCCGACGCCGGGCACCGCCGGATCGGCGTGGCCGTACCGGAGGGTGCCGGCTACGGCTGGCGCGTGCAGGTGCGCCTGGCCGCCATCGAGCATGCCTGTGATGTCCTTGGCCTGCCGCGTCCCGCCGTCGCGCACCTTCACCTGGATGCAGCCGATGCCGCTGCCGCCGTAGCCCGCTGGCTCGAAGGCCCGGAGGCGGTAAGCGCAGTGTGCGCGTTCGACGACGATCACGCGTTTGCGCTGCTGTCCGGATTAGCGGTCCACGGGTGGACGGCGCCGCGGGACCTGGCGGTCATTGGTGCCGAGGACATTCCGCTGGCGTCCCTCGCCGTGCCGCCGCTGACGACCGTCCGGCTTGATGCCGCACGGTTGGGAAAGCGGTTTGCACAGATGGCGCTGGGAGAAACGGCCGCTGAAGAACTGCCGCCCGTCAGCCTGGTTCAGCGGGACTCCGCCTAA
- a CDS encoding DNA glycosylase AlkZ-like family protein, which translates to MGFQLSGGDARRMRVRSQLLTGSDLLPAGVVQRAVALQGQDLPAVLRAVALRSEPGTTVADVRAAFNDGALVRSWPMRGTLFATTPEHLGTLLFFTAERIHRATVRRREELGLDERTVGRARDVLLEALQIRPLRRAEVLSLWDAAGIPTAGGPGYHLLMHLAVAGHVHWGQFHPDRPEQLLTLSPDHSPADPEAALATVVRGFVLARGPVTEADLAWWAKLPRTVLRRAAAAVEDLTTVEVDGTPAWIIGDPDLPTVTGAVLLPGFDEWILGYTDRSLTASPAVFEALVPGRNGIFRPAVVVDGVTVGTWRLPRSTARSGTEPVVDLVERIPAAARRAIDQAVAAWPHG; encoded by the coding sequence ATGGGATTCCAACTCAGCGGCGGGGATGCCCGGCGGATGCGGGTGCGGTCCCAGCTGCTGACCGGCTCGGACCTTTTGCCTGCCGGCGTCGTGCAGCGGGCGGTCGCGCTGCAGGGCCAGGATCTGCCCGCCGTCCTGCGCGCTGTGGCTCTGCGCTCAGAGCCGGGAACCACTGTGGCCGATGTGCGGGCCGCGTTCAACGACGGCGCACTCGTCCGCAGCTGGCCAATGCGGGGCACGCTGTTCGCCACGACGCCGGAGCATCTGGGCACGCTGCTGTTCTTCACCGCGGAGCGCATTCACCGGGCTACCGTGCGGCGCCGGGAGGAACTCGGGCTGGATGAGCGCACGGTTGGCCGCGCCCGGGATGTGCTGCTTGAAGCCCTCCAAATCCGTCCGCTGCGCCGGGCAGAAGTCCTGTCCCTGTGGGACGCGGCCGGCATCCCCACAGCCGGCGGCCCCGGGTATCACCTGCTGATGCATCTGGCCGTGGCCGGCCACGTGCACTGGGGACAGTTCCATCCGGACCGCCCCGAACAACTCCTCACCCTTTCCCCGGACCACTCGCCAGCGGATCCGGAGGCAGCGCTGGCCACAGTGGTCCGCGGGTTTGTCCTCGCCCGGGGACCGGTGACCGAGGCGGACCTGGCCTGGTGGGCCAAGCTTCCCCGGACTGTCCTGCGGCGTGCAGCCGCCGCAGTGGAGGACCTCACCACGGTGGAAGTGGACGGCACGCCTGCGTGGATCATCGGGGACCCGGACCTCCCAACGGTCACGGGAGCTGTGCTGCTGCCCGGGTTTGATGAGTGGATCCTGGGCTACACGGACCGTTCCCTGACAGCCAGCCCGGCAGTGTTCGAAGCGCTGGTACCGGGCCGCAACGGAATTTTCCGCCCGGCGGTGGTGGTGGACGGGGTCACCGTTGGCACCTGGCGGTTGCCTCGCTCCACGGCCAGGTCCGGGACGGAACCGGTGGTGGACCTGGTGGAGCGGATTCCGGCGGCGGCGCGGCGGGCAATTGACCAGGCGGTCGCCGCCTGGCCGCACGGTTAA
- a CDS encoding GTP pyrophosphokinase codes for MGAWDSLDDRLRPVVQASTDEYARVRPALEKLTREMEESLRAIFTDSPVRPLFVASRTKTVESFRDKAARTLPSEDPAELPTLLFPDPLRNLIDLVGLRVIVTLPHEVDEAANLIKRQRAEFDCRGDREKDIGSIESGTYGYSSRHLVLRTIQNDTVREFHKLLDPDQRPNGSYQFEVQIRTVLAHAWSEIEHDIRFKAGDPRAWSPYFDRQFTATAAMLETVETAFAELHERYETVTGFWDEDGQGSAPLTPNRIRDVWMTLLPHVNRKAGDDWGWAAELLAAHGMKTTMDLAGLLQADIITKVRKALDHRYSPGPDRLLDDLLLWRFGKKHIDLTAEPEDAAVKPRRESLGRRYRQMQLFRAREENA; via the coding sequence ATGGGCGCGTGGGACAGCCTCGATGACCGGCTGCGTCCGGTGGTCCAGGCGAGCACCGATGAATACGCACGGGTCCGTCCGGCTTTGGAAAAGCTCACCCGTGAAATGGAGGAGAGCCTGCGGGCCATCTTCACGGACAGTCCCGTCCGTCCGCTGTTCGTGGCCTCACGAACCAAAACGGTGGAGTCCTTCCGGGACAAGGCTGCCCGGACCCTGCCGTCCGAGGATCCGGCCGAGCTGCCGACACTGTTGTTCCCCGATCCGCTGCGCAACCTGATCGATTTGGTGGGACTGCGGGTGATCGTCACCCTGCCGCACGAGGTCGATGAGGCCGCCAACCTGATCAAGCGCCAGCGTGCCGAGTTCGACTGCCGCGGGGACCGGGAAAAGGACATTGGATCCATCGAATCCGGCACCTACGGCTATTCCAGCCGGCACCTGGTCCTGCGGACCATCCAGAATGACACCGTCCGGGAATTCCACAAGCTCCTGGACCCGGACCAGCGGCCCAACGGCAGCTACCAGTTTGAAGTGCAGATCCGCACCGTGCTGGCTCACGCCTGGTCCGAAATTGAGCATGACATCCGGTTCAAAGCCGGCGATCCGCGGGCCTGGAGCCCGTACTTCGACCGCCAGTTCACTGCCACGGCGGCCATGCTGGAAACCGTGGAAACCGCGTTTGCCGAACTGCATGAGCGCTATGAGACAGTCACCGGTTTCTGGGACGAGGACGGACAGGGCAGCGCGCCGCTGACTCCCAACCGGATCCGTGACGTCTGGATGACGCTGCTGCCGCATGTGAACCGCAAGGCCGGCGATGACTGGGGCTGGGCCGCCGAACTGCTGGCCGCCCACGGCATGAAGACCACCATGGACCTGGCCGGACTGCTGCAGGCGGACATCATCACCAAGGTCCGCAAGGCCCTGGACCACCGGTACTCCCCCGGACCGGACCGGCTGCTCGATGACCTGCTGCTCTGGCGCTTCGGCAAGAAGCACATTGACCTGACCGCGGAGCCCGAGGACGCTGCGGTTAAGCCGCGGCGCGAGTCGCTGGGCCGACGATACCGGCAGATGCAGCTTTTCCGGGCCCGGGAAGAGAACGCCTGA
- a CDS encoding alpha/beta hydrolase family protein — MMPSNPRRLAYGEHPDQYAELSLPDGGAAAPFGNAPAVVVIIHGGYWRSRYTAELGRPAARDLAARGYACWNLEYRRAGNGGGWPETFEDISAGIDALAPVAVDYGLDLSRVTVLGHSAGGHLAVWAAGRTGAAVPVTAVVSQAGVLNLAEAMELNLSDGAVLNFLGSSPEADPHRYRSSDPLQRLPLSVPVIALHGDADRHVPLSQSAGFVQAAVQSGSPAQLRMVPGDHFDLITPGTDAWDAVVEAVAAVSEARLT; from the coding sequence ATGATGCCGTCAAACCCGCGGCGCCTTGCCTACGGTGAACATCCGGACCAGTACGCCGAACTCTCGCTGCCCGACGGCGGCGCCGCCGCACCCTTCGGAAACGCCCCCGCTGTGGTGGTCATTATCCACGGAGGATACTGGCGCTCCCGGTACACGGCTGAACTGGGCCGGCCGGCCGCGCGGGATCTCGCCGCCCGGGGTTATGCCTGCTGGAACCTGGAGTACCGGCGGGCCGGAAACGGCGGCGGCTGGCCCGAAACCTTCGAGGACATCAGCGCCGGCATCGATGCGCTCGCGCCGGTGGCCGTGGACTACGGCCTGGACCTGTCACGGGTTACTGTGCTGGGACATTCCGCCGGCGGACACCTGGCGGTGTGGGCCGCCGGCCGCACCGGAGCCGCGGTTCCCGTCACCGCCGTCGTCAGCCAGGCCGGGGTTCTGAACCTGGCCGAGGCGATGGAGCTGAACCTCAGTGACGGCGCGGTGCTCAATTTCCTGGGGTCCTCGCCGGAGGCAGATCCGCACCGCTACCGCAGTTCGGATCCACTGCAGCGGCTCCCGCTGTCCGTTCCCGTGATTGCCCTGCACGGCGACGCTGACCGGCATGTGCCGCTGAGCCAGTCCGCCGGATTTGTGCAGGCGGCCGTGCAGTCCGGCTCGCCTGCCCAACTGCGGATGGTCCCGGGAGACCATTTTGACCTGATCACGCCCGGCACTGATGCCTGGGACGCCGTCGTCGAAGCCGTGGCCGCAGTGTCCGAAGCGCGGCTAACTTAA
- a CDS encoding carbohydrate kinase family protein has product MLTVIGEALVDEVLSDTAPKRFHPGGSPLNVAVGVARLGRPVQFVGRYGTDAYGQLIHEHLRGNSVLTPLPPDDLPTSVATALLDPAGGARYTFDLKWQLPSLAESLPRLLDGTTMLHTGSIAAMLQPGADAVLRAVERARPSATITYDPNCRPSIITDVAYAREQAERFVALADVVKASDEDLAWLYPDEDPRDAARRWLAMGPALVAVTGGSKGAWAVTAAGEAEASVPPVTVVDTVGAGDSFMSALLVSLMDRELDGGARRPELARISAGDLNTVLGFAVRAAAVTVSRAGANPPFREDLPNP; this is encoded by the coding sequence GTGCTTACAGTCATCGGCGAAGCCCTCGTGGACGAGGTTCTCAGCGACACCGCTCCCAAACGGTTCCATCCCGGCGGGAGTCCGCTCAACGTGGCCGTGGGCGTTGCCAGGCTCGGCCGGCCGGTGCAGTTTGTCGGCCGCTACGGTACCGATGCCTACGGGCAGCTGATCCATGAACATCTGCGGGGCAACTCCGTCCTGACCCCGCTGCCGCCGGATGACCTGCCCACCAGCGTCGCCACCGCTCTGCTGGATCCGGCCGGCGGGGCCCGCTACACGTTTGACCTCAAGTGGCAGCTCCCGTCCCTGGCCGAGTCGCTGCCCCGGCTGCTGGACGGCACCACCATGCTGCACACCGGCTCCATTGCGGCCATGCTGCAGCCCGGCGCAGACGCGGTGCTGCGGGCAGTGGAACGCGCCCGCCCCTCGGCAACCATCACCTATGATCCCAACTGCCGGCCCTCGATCATCACGGATGTGGCCTACGCCCGGGAACAGGCGGAGAGATTCGTCGCCCTGGCCGACGTCGTGAAGGCCTCGGACGAGGACCTTGCCTGGCTGTACCCGGACGAAGACCCCCGGGACGCCGCCCGGCGATGGCTGGCCATGGGGCCCGCGCTCGTCGCCGTCACCGGCGGATCCAAGGGCGCCTGGGCCGTAACCGCCGCCGGGGAAGCCGAGGCCTCCGTTCCGCCGGTCACCGTAGTGGACACCGTGGGTGCCGGGGACTCCTTCATGTCCGCCCTGCTGGTGTCGCTCATGGACCGGGAGCTCGACGGCGGTGCCCGCCGTCCCGAGCTGGCCCGCATCAGCGCCGGGGACCTGAATACCGTGCTGGGCTTCGCCGTCCGCGCCGCAGCCGTCACCGTTTCTCGGGCGGGCGCTAACCCGCCGTTCCGCGAAGACCTTCCCAACCCCTGA
- a CDS encoding YbhB/YbcL family Raf kinase inhibitor-like protein, with protein sequence MQSYDPYEALPSVPAFAVTSEDVANMEPFAPAQYSGKMGIPGGKDASPQLTWSGAPAGTKSFAVTMYDPDAPTASGFWHWAAFNIPVSTTSLPGDAANTDNMPQGTVQLRNDAGFAGFVGAAPPPGHGPHRYFVVVHAVDVETLDVPADATPAFLGFNLFSHTLARGRLVGLAEVSAD encoded by the coding sequence ATGCAAAGCTATGACCCGTATGAGGCGCTTCCCTCCGTGCCGGCCTTTGCCGTCACCAGCGAGGACGTCGCCAATATGGAGCCGTTTGCCCCCGCACAGTACAGCGGGAAAATGGGGATCCCCGGAGGGAAGGACGCCTCCCCGCAGCTGACCTGGTCCGGAGCTCCGGCAGGCACCAAGAGTTTCGCGGTCACGATGTACGATCCCGATGCACCCACCGCCAGCGGTTTCTGGCACTGGGCGGCCTTCAACATTCCGGTGTCCACCACATCACTGCCCGGCGATGCCGCCAACACGGACAACATGCCGCAGGGCACCGTGCAGCTGCGGAACGACGCCGGGTTTGCCGGTTTTGTGGGAGCGGCACCGCCCCCCGGCCACGGACCGCACCGCTATTTTGTGGTGGTTCACGCGGTGGACGTCGAAACCCTGGATGTTCCGGCCGATGCAACCCCGGCCTTCCTGGGATTCAACCTGTTCAGTCACACCCTGGCCCGCGGCCGCCTGGTGGGCCTGGCGGAAGTATCCGCCGACTGA
- a CDS encoding HAD family hydrolase, producing MRLVASDLDGTIVGPDNRISDRTVRAFRDCADAGVEIVFVTGRPPRWLTPLTDALGHAGTVICSNGAVTYDLGTARVLKARALALPDLFSAAAIIRKLYPAVRFAAETVDGFHLAPGFLDSGSEELPGAKAPAPLESSLTEADTVVKFLARVDGASPDEFLQRVRPAVSHLVSATHSAPTVPLLEMSLHGLNKSVTLADYAASRDIAPADVVAFGDMPNDVQMLQWAGCGYAMASGHAEALAAADKVAPAFADDGVAQVLESLLRRL from the coding sequence GTGCGTCTGGTAGCAAGCGACCTGGACGGGACCATTGTGGGTCCGGACAACAGGATCAGCGACAGGACCGTACGCGCGTTCCGGGACTGCGCGGACGCCGGCGTCGAGATCGTTTTTGTCACGGGCCGTCCGCCCCGCTGGCTGACCCCCCTCACCGATGCCTTGGGGCACGCCGGCACCGTCATCTGTTCCAACGGCGCCGTCACCTACGATCTGGGGACGGCCCGCGTGCTCAAGGCGCGGGCCTTGGCCCTGCCGGATCTCTTCTCAGCTGCCGCCATCATCCGGAAGCTCTATCCGGCGGTCCGTTTTGCCGCTGAAACTGTGGACGGCTTCCACCTGGCTCCCGGGTTCCTCGACTCCGGATCCGAGGAACTGCCGGGAGCAAAAGCACCGGCTCCGCTGGAATCCAGTCTCACCGAGGCGGACACGGTGGTGAAGTTCCTGGCGCGCGTGGACGGCGCGTCACCGGATGAGTTTCTGCAGCGGGTCCGCCCCGCGGTGTCGCATCTGGTGTCCGCGACGCACTCCGCACCCACCGTCCCGCTGCTGGAGATGTCGCTGCACGGCCTGAACAAGTCGGTGACGCTGGCCGACTACGCCGCATCCCGTGACATTGCGCCGGCGGATGTGGTGGCCTTCGGGGACATGCCCAATGACGTGCAGATGCTGCAGTGGGCCGGGTGCGGCTACGCCATGGCGTCCGGCCACGCCGAGGCTCTGGCGGCAGCCGACAAAGTGGCGCCGGCGTTCGCAGACGACGGCGTGGCCCAGGTCTTGGAATCGCTCCTGCGCCGGCTGTGA
- a CDS encoding phosphatase PAP2 family protein, whose product MTDDSAGRPPPDPHDRRRQQPGSGPAAGLASFLHRLAQWTSPHAALLITLALGLIPAVLLTLGSAEVYESVVESDGVALLDQPALDAALAVRSPWMNSAVTGFTNLAGTVGMPILAGAAMLILAWRWRSWTPVLLMVSAAAGSLLMTVAGKDLIGRIRPPLADAVPPYEHSASFPSGHSLNSVVIAGLVAYLIILRLESRWAKLLTVAAAAVFALAVGLSRVYLGHHWFTDVLVAWTLGLAWLAVVITVHRVLHSRRAAALGVDAGP is encoded by the coding sequence ATGACGGATGACTCAGCTGGACGCCCTCCCCCGGACCCTCATGACCGCCGCCGGCAGCAGCCCGGATCCGGACCTGCTGCCGGGTTGGCTTCGTTTCTGCACCGCCTCGCGCAGTGGACATCCCCGCACGCGGCCCTGCTGATCACCCTGGCACTGGGGCTGATTCCGGCCGTGCTGCTGACGCTGGGTTCTGCTGAAGTCTATGAATCGGTGGTGGAGTCCGACGGCGTGGCTCTGTTGGACCAGCCGGCACTGGATGCGGCGCTGGCGGTGCGGTCCCCCTGGATGAACTCAGCCGTGACCGGGTTCACCAACCTGGCCGGCACCGTGGGCATGCCCATCCTGGCAGGGGCAGCCATGCTGATACTGGCCTGGCGCTGGCGGTCCTGGACTCCGGTGCTGCTTATGGTGTCCGCAGCCGCAGGGTCGCTGCTGATGACGGTGGCAGGGAAGGACCTCATCGGCCGGATCCGGCCTCCGCTGGCGGACGCCGTTCCGCCCTACGAACACTCGGCGTCGTTCCCCAGCGGGCATTCACTGAATTCGGTGGTGATCGCCGGCTTGGTGGCCTACCTGATCATCCTGCGGCTTGAGTCGCGATGGGCCAAGCTGCTTACGGTGGCGGCCGCCGCTGTTTTTGCTTTGGCCGTGGGCCTGAGCCGTGTATATCTGGGTCACCACTGGTTTACCGATGTCCTGGTGGCCTGGACGCTGGGACTGGCCTGGCTGGCGGTGGTGATCACTGTCCACCGGGTGCTGCACTCGCGCCGGGCGGCAGCTCTGGGCGTTGACGCCGGCCCCTAA
- a CDS encoding alpha/beta hydrolase has product MNSVSLLTGVLPAVLLVLGGLSLVGLAAGRPRHLLVVVPLAAMAAAVITFILFLMAESVFHWWNAAFPRMLYVYAGLGILAVILAVLRIRRVDAAWDRFLAVTAASLALTAVAVTVNAAYAQYPTLESLISPPRPVDEALPTRDPASAAGLPATTDANWTAPPDMPAEGRIYAADIPGTTSGYASNSALIYLPPAYLAQQPAVNLPVLVLIHGQPGSPNDWLVGGQLLDMMDTFAAKHQGLAPVVVMPDASNADNTNWPLCLDSDISSSATYLAVDVPAWVRQNLAAGLSGGSQWAVAGYSYGGTCAMQLAANYPDAYPTFIDIAGEAEPTVVQGRDFLISTYFGGNESRFTAQNALDRLAAQPFPDSAGIVAVGADDSVYTPEGRQVYEAAKAAGMDVALQVLPGGHSWQVWKAGLANNLDWLCRRLGILVS; this is encoded by the coding sequence GTGAACTCTGTCTCTTTGCTGACCGGCGTTCTCCCTGCGGTGCTGCTCGTCCTGGGAGGATTGTCGCTGGTGGGGCTGGCGGCCGGCAGACCCCGCCATCTGCTCGTGGTGGTGCCGCTGGCGGCCATGGCTGCAGCCGTTATCACCTTCATCCTCTTCCTGATGGCCGAATCAGTCTTCCACTGGTGGAACGCGGCCTTTCCCCGGATGCTCTACGTATATGCCGGACTCGGAATACTAGCTGTCATCCTTGCCGTGCTGCGGATTCGACGGGTGGACGCGGCGTGGGACCGGTTCCTGGCAGTGACTGCGGCGTCGCTGGCGCTGACAGCCGTAGCGGTCACCGTCAATGCCGCCTACGCCCAGTATCCAACACTGGAATCCCTGATCAGTCCGCCCCGTCCGGTGGATGAAGCGCTTCCCACCCGGGACCCTGCGTCGGCCGCCGGGCTGCCCGCCACCACCGACGCGAACTGGACCGCTCCGCCGGATATGCCGGCGGAGGGCAGGATTTACGCGGCGGACATTCCCGGCACCACCTCCGGTTATGCCTCCAACTCCGCACTGATCTATCTCCCTCCCGCCTATCTGGCCCAGCAGCCGGCGGTCAACCTTCCCGTCCTCGTCCTCATCCACGGCCAGCCCGGCTCCCCCAATGACTGGCTCGTGGGCGGACAGCTGCTGGACATGATGGACACCTTTGCCGCAAAACACCAGGGGCTGGCTCCCGTGGTGGTCATGCCCGACGCGTCCAACGCGGACAACACCAACTGGCCCCTCTGCCTTGATTCGGACATCAGCTCCTCGGCGACCTATCTGGCCGTGGATGTCCCTGCCTGGGTACGGCAGAATCTGGCAGCAGGACTCAGCGGAGGCAGCCAGTGGGCGGTGGCAGGGTATTCCTACGGCGGAACCTGTGCCATGCAGCTGGCCGCCAACTATCCTGACGCCTATCCCACGTTCATCGACATCGCCGGAGAGGCAGAGCCCACCGTTGTGCAGGGCCGGGATTTCCTGATCAGCACCTATTTCGGCGGGAACGAGTCCCGGTTCACGGCCCAGAACGCCCTGGACCGGCTGGCGGCGCAACCGTTTCCGGATTCCGCCGGCATCGTGGCTGTGGGCGCCGATGACTCCGTGTACACGCCCGAGGGTCGTCAGGTCTATGAGGCGGCAAAAGCCGCGGGCATGGATGTGGCCCTCCAGGTGCTGCCCGGCGGACACTCCTGGCAGGTCTGGAAGGCCGGGCTGGCGAACAACTTGGATTGGCTCTGCCGCCGGTTGGGCATACTGGTTTCATGA